Proteins found in one Candidatus Neomarinimicrobiota bacterium genomic segment:
- a CDS encoding M23 family metallopeptidase, translating into MVIPVSRMVRIICLVFFVLSMTIYGSAQYLAGIYYEEKIKAITADNDDLTSVLSEMRTRISTLQNQIDVIVEKDKALRLYANLPEIDQDIRKMGVGGRVTEDFNLDNLDPENESALEKMDLNLKALSQTIKLELMSYETLFETLQTQKDRFESIPSISPTKLGYLSSRFGYRLDPFNGERTFHHGIDIAAQSGTHVYATAGGKVVYARYNGGYGYTIKIEHGYGFSTIYAHLSRMNVRKGQIVRRGDVIGFVGSSGRSTGPHLHYEVRYNNNPVNPIEYIWTDASL; encoded by the coding sequence ATGGTGATTCCTGTCAGCCGTATGGTGCGGATTATCTGCCTTGTATTTTTCGTCTTATCCATGACTATATATGGCTCCGCTCAGTATCTTGCGGGCATTTATTATGAGGAGAAAATTAAGGCAATTACAGCGGATAATGATGATCTTACATCGGTTCTTTCTGAAATGCGGACCCGGATATCCACCCTGCAGAACCAGATTGACGTAATTGTGGAAAAAGATAAAGCCCTGCGTCTGTACGCCAATCTGCCGGAGATTGACCAGGATATTCGAAAAATGGGTGTGGGTGGCCGTGTGACGGAAGATTTCAATCTGGATAATCTGGATCCGGAAAATGAAAGCGCTCTGGAAAAGATGGATCTGAATTTGAAAGCTCTTTCCCAGACTATCAAGCTTGAATTGATGAGTTATGAGACCCTTTTTGAGACACTTCAGACTCAGAAAGACCGTTTCGAAAGTATTCCGTCCATTTCTCCCACAAAACTGGGGTATCTTTCTTCCCGCTTCGGTTACCGCCTGGATCCCTTTAACGGAGAAAGAACCTTTCATCATGGGATTGATATTGCCGCACAGTCGGGAACCCATGTCTATGCCACCGCAGGGGGGAAAGTAGTCTATGCGCGATATAATGGTGGTTACGGATATACGATTAAAATTGAACATGGCTATGGATTTTCCACAATTTATGCTCATTTGAGCCGCATGAATGTACGGAAAGGACAGATAGTCCGCCGGGGGGATGTTATTGGGTTTGTTGGAAGCTCAGGTCGTTCAACCGGTCCGCACCTTCACTATGAAGTGCGGTATAACAACAACCCCGTCAATCCTATCGAATATATCTGGACCGACGCATCCCTTTAG